The window TGGGCGACCCGGTCACGACGAACTCGTAGTCCACGCCGCTCAGGTCGGTGTTGGCCGTCTCGCGCACCTGCAGCGTGTGGTCCACCCAGGCCAGGTAGCCGTCAGAGCCGTTGCAACGGAACTGCGACCCGAGGCGCCCGTACGTCACGCACGCACCGGCGCGCAGCGCCTGTTCCGCGATGGTCCTCACGCGCCCGATGTCCTTGAAGGTGACGCGCTGCGACTCGTCGATGAAGAAGACGCTCGCCTTGGAGGCGGCGATGATCTCCGCGATCTGGTTCTCGCCGCGGTTGCCGTACATGCCCGACTTCTCGTTGAGCCGGTGCGCCTCGTCCACCACGAGGACGTCGAAGGCGTCCGGCTCCACGTCGACGTACGCCCCCGAGCCCTTGAAGAGGTTGCCGATGCGGCCGCGCTTGAGGCTGCCCGCCAGCTTCGCGGCGTAGACCTCGCGCGGCGCGGCGTTGCGGGTCACGTACTGCGTCACGAGCTCGCGCTTCGTGAGTTCCACCAAGAGGTTCACGGCCACGACCGACTTGCCGGTCCCCGGTCCGCCCTCGACGACGTAGACCTGCTTCCGCCCCGCCTCGCCTTCGGCCGCGAGGCGCAGCGCCGTCTCGTAGACGAGCTTCTGGTCGTCGATGAGGTGGAACTCGCTGTTCCCCGCGAGAAGTCCCGCGAGGTGATCGGCGAGGGAGCGCGACGGGCGGATGCGGCCACCCTCGATCCGGTACATCAGCTCGCCGCAGTCGCCCTGGTGGACGTGGCGACGGATGAAGCGCTGCAACGCCTCGCGCTCGTGCTTGAGGAAGAGCGGCGCTCGGCCGACGTGGTCGGCGTAGAGCTCCCCCTTGAGCTCGGTGGCGCCGCAGTTATGAAGGTAGGCGCACGGCAGGAGCGCGACGTCCTCGTCCTGAACGGTCTCGTTGAAGTCCTCGAGCAACGCGGCGTACGTCCACGCCTGGTAGGACGGGTGCGGGAGCTCCCGGTCGGCGCCGCCCACGAACGCGACCACTACGCCGTCCA of the Trueperaceae bacterium genome contains:
- a CDS encoding DUF2075 domain-containing protein, producing MLVYTATKREFIRHVESSEIADRILAALRQRGYGGVSPREIRSWQNSLQYMRHVLDDGIIPEDAGVALEFKIPQTSKRIDFIVTGLGRAPQRRPAAVIVELKQWDRAACTTMDGVVVAFVGGADRELPHPSYQAWTYAALLEDFNETVQDEDVALLPCAYLHNCGATELKGELYADHVGRAPLFLKHEREALQRFIRRHVHQGDCGELMYRIEGGRIRPSRSLADHLAGLLAGNSEFHLIDDQKLVYETALRLAAEGEAGRKQVYVVEGGPGTGKSVVAVNLLVELTKRELVTQYVTRNAAPREVYAAKLAGSLKRGRIGNLFKGSGAYVDVEPDAFDVLVVDEAHRLNEKSGMYGNRGENQIAEIIAASKASVFFIDESQRVTFKDIGRVRTIAEQALRAGACVTYGRLGSQFRCNGSDGYLAWVDHTLQVRETANTDLSGVDYEFVVTGSPTELRDLVIDANVANNRARMVAGYCWDWRSKDDAAAFDIEFPEHGFAAQWNLRDDGSLWILKPNSVEQVGCIHTCQGLELDHVGVLVGPDLIVRDGRVVTDAFARSRHDSTVRGFKGMHRRDPARALRLADEVIKNTYRTLMTRGAKGCFLWSPDEETREYFAAAGRGAARS